From a single Alloactinosynnema sp. L-07 genomic region:
- a CDS encoding TetR/AcrR family transcriptional regulator has translation MPRQINHATRRDAISDAVVAIAADHGFAAVTIRAVAKHVGASTSVVTHYVASRDELLRGAVRRELAIRQDEADTALAGLSGATGLRALVHWAVTDLGERVHRFWLALLIAAHAEPVLRAELNEFNTWWDTHLRDFVTESGVSSPEVVIDTLDVVIDGLVTAGFEAPFDAARRDRVLDRVWTALDL, from the coding sequence GTGCCCCGCCAGATCAACCACGCCACCCGACGCGACGCGATCAGTGACGCAGTCGTCGCCATCGCCGCCGACCACGGGTTCGCGGCGGTGACGATCCGCGCCGTCGCCAAGCACGTGGGCGCCTCCACCTCCGTCGTCACCCACTACGTCGCCAGCCGCGACGAACTGCTCCGCGGCGCGGTCCGGCGCGAGCTCGCCATCCGGCAGGACGAGGCCGACACCGCCCTCGCGGGCCTGTCTGGCGCGACCGGCCTGCGCGCCCTGGTGCACTGGGCGGTGACCGACCTGGGCGAGCGGGTGCACCGCTTCTGGCTGGCCCTGCTGATCGCCGCCCACGCCGAGCCGGTGCTGCGGGCGGAGCTGAACGAGTTCAATACCTGGTGGGACACCCACCTACGCGACTTCGTCACCGAATCCGGTGTCTCGTCTCCCGAGGTCGTCATCGATACCCTCGACGTCGTCATCGACGGCCTTGTCACGGCGGGATTCGAGGCCCCCTTCGACGCCGCCCGCCGAGACCGGGTGCTCGACCGCGTCTGGACAGCTCTCGACCTCTGA
- a CDS encoding DUF2695 domain-containing protein produces MAVPPDKARRKQIRDQYKRAEREARAAALPMSREQLAELVEFVGDLVVSEGCDHTLRHTQVWIRAHDLEWTPIAGGLAELGGYCDCEVVMNCDPEDVFD; encoded by the coding sequence ATGGCGGTCCCACCAGACAAGGCGCGGCGCAAGCAGATACGTGACCAGTACAAGCGCGCCGAAAGGGAGGCTCGGGCAGCGGCGCTTCCGATGAGCCGTGAGCAGCTCGCGGAGCTTGTCGAGTTCGTTGGCGACCTCGTGGTCTCGGAAGGCTGTGACCACACCCTGCGACACACCCAAGTCTGGATCCGCGCTCATGACCTCGAGTGGACGCCGATCGCCGGAGGGCTGGCCGAACTCGGCGGCTACTGCGACTGCGAGGTCGTCATGAACTGCGACCCCGAGGACGTGTTCGACTAA
- a CDS encoding ATP/GTP-binding protein — protein sequence MDSVGFEDSAAPTLTSVKIVVAGGFGAGKTTFVGSVSEIMPLTTEAVMTTASMGIDDIAATPNKSTTTVAMDFGRVSLDSDLVLYLFGTPGQQRFWFMWDDLVRGAIGAVVLADTRRLADCFSPIDFFEERNLPYVIGLNCFDGMLGHDVEEVRDALAVGPEVPIVTCDARDRQSTKNTLITMVEYSMRRWVTLHGAGVG from the coding sequence TCGGTCAAGATCGTCGTGGCGGGTGGCTTCGGCGCGGGCAAGACGACTTTCGTCGGCTCGGTCTCGGAGATCATGCCGCTCACCACCGAGGCGGTGATGACCACCGCCAGCATGGGCATCGACGACATCGCGGCCACCCCGAACAAGTCCACCACCACCGTCGCGATGGACTTCGGCCGCGTATCGCTCGACTCCGACCTGGTCCTGTACCTGTTCGGCACGCCGGGCCAGCAGCGCTTCTGGTTCATGTGGGACGACCTGGTCCGCGGCGCGATCGGCGCGGTGGTGCTCGCCGACACGCGCAGGCTGGCGGACTGCTTCTCCCCGATCGACTTCTTCGAGGAGCGCAACCTGCCCTACGTCATCGGACTGAACTGCTTTGACGGAATGCTCGGCCACGATGTCGAGGAAGTCCGCGACGCCCTGGCCGTAGGCCCGGAAGTCCCAATCGTCACGTGCGACGCGCGGGACCGTCAGTCGACCAAGAACACCTTGATCACCATGGTCGAGTACTCGATGCGCCGCTGGGTCACCCTGCACGGCGCGGGCGTCGGCTGA